Part of the Falco naumanni isolate bFalNau1 chromosome 3, bFalNau1.pat, whole genome shotgun sequence genome is shown below.
GGCGTCCAGCAGGGTCTGGGCTCCTTTAGAGGGTCCTGGGGAGCCTGGTAAGTCAGGGACCGGTGGGtttgggggtcccggggggaTTCTACAGGGTGTGAGGGGTCTGGGGGAACCCAGCAGGGTCTGGGGAATCTGGTGGGCTGAGACCTGGCAGGTTTTGGGGTCCCAGGGGGATCCTGCAGGGTCTGGGGGACCCTGCAGTGTGGGGACACCCAGCAGGGTCTGGGTGCCTCAGCACTGGCCTgaaggggctggtgggggaaCACCCCATGGGGTCTGGGGTGTTTGGGGGTCCTTAGGAGACCCTGTCAGATTGGGGCGCCCCAGGGGACCCAGCAGGGTCTGGAGACCTTGGGGTGCCCTGAGGAatcggggtgtgtgtgtgtgtgtgcttgaaGGACCCCGCAGGGTCGGGGCTCCAGGGGTGTGCAGTGAGCTGGTGGACCGGGGAGGGGCCAGCGAGGGTGGGGGGACCCAGCAGGGTCTGGGAACCCCTATAGGGTTGGGAGACCCTGTGGAATCTGGGGTGCACAGAGCCCCCCGGCAGGGTCTGGGGTCCCTGTGGGATCTTGCCAAATCTGGGGGTGTTTGGAATCTGCTgtcagcacccccagcccactctgGGGTCACCCCCAGCCCAGTGGCAGCAGCTTCAGGGCAGCCACTGTGGGGCAGGGCCCCTTGGCTGCCcgagccccgctgccccccaggGTGGGGGGTCCCAGAGACCCTGGGCCAACAGGACAGTGGTGGGACTGTGCCTCATGCTGTGGCTCGGGTGCAGCCTTCACATGCCCCTGTGCCAGcctcggggggggggtggggtggggagcgAGCAGGCTCGGCGTCaccccactgccaccccctGGATGGCGATTTTGGCTCGGGACTGTGCACCCCCGCGGGGGCAGAGAGCAGAAGAGGACTGGTCCTCACCGGAGCACCGCACCCCGGAGCACCGCACCCCGGAGCACCGCACCCCGGAGCACCGCACCCCGGAGCACCGCACCCCGGAGCACCGCACCCCGGAGCACCGCACCCCGGAGCACCGCACCCCGGAGCACCGCACCGTCTGCCTCCCACCGAGCTGGATTTTGGGGACTGCTTTGATGATTGATGGAGCGGGTGACACTCGAAGCCTCCCGGTGCTTCTAGCAAGAGgccttgcccccccccccccgccaatGTCACCCTGCAGCAAAGCCTGTCGCTGCGGTCTCCGGAGAAGGCAtgaggaggtggaggtgggCTCAGGACAAAGCACCCCTCTCTGGGCAGAAGGGTTGTGCTGTCCCCTGGCACCgctgtccccaccagccctgagCCGGCCTCGGGATGGAGGGCTCGGACCCGACAGCATCACCTCTTcccagcctggagctgcagcgGTTCAGCCGGCAAAGCCCCCCACCAGCCTGCTCCTCCACCGGACACGGCCACCAGCGTCCGCCATCCCCCGGGCCACCAGCGTCCGCCATCCCCCGGGCCACCAGCGTCCGCCATCCCCCGGGCCACCAGCGTCCGCCATCCCCCGGGCCACCAGCGTCCTTCAGCCAAGCCACCGACACAGGGTCTCGCTTTGCTGTGCCAAGCTTTCGCAGTGGCTTTCCCTGGAGGCTGCATGAATCCCTCCTTCCTGCCGGAAAACCATAACTCACccccttatttatttttaatttaaaaaaaacaaacaaaaaacccacaaaaaaccaaacacctcaCACCCACTTGATttgggctggggggtggggtgggtgggggggttcACTGACTCATGAATGTGCCGCGACTACCTTGGTGTGAGACAGCAGGTCTGTTGTGTAATCCTCGCTTCTCGCCTCTGCGCcggctggtgctgctgcctgtgctgcctgcacacGAGCAGAAGTAAACTTtgatatattttattcattacaCGCGGTGTCCTTAAGTGCTGGCTGAAATTTAACCAAGAGGGTGATTAGAATGGGGATTAGCAAATAAGCCCTGGTAATGGCATGTAATTAATACCAGAGTGGATTGCTCTGATTATTgacttcttccctcctccaaaTGTGTGGGGATGTGGAAGACGCGTTGGGAGCTGCCGGTAGCAGAGTGTCCCTGTGGGTGTCTGGGGTCTGCCAGGCACCACAGCTGGATggacacacacacgcacacgtACAGACATGGTCTATCCTGAAAAATTTGTACAAGGTCACAAAGAAGGCACAACTTGCACGTGAGTGCCTGCAGAAAATGGGTGGCGGAGAAATATTTGAGCTACCAGCATGACTTTACTAAGGTCATATGCTGGCAGGTTTGGAACTTTCTCCTATTAATCCTTGTTTTCAAACaattattttggggtttgtgctACTCGGTGTGGAGCTCACAGATGCTCTGATGCTCTCTACCTCCTTGATGTTCCCTAATTTCTGCCCTTTCACTAAATTGCTGcctgctggatttttttttccatgcgTGCACAGCCGTAATCCCAAGCAGGAGGTGATTCCCCAAGCCGGGTGGGGAGTTTGCTGCTAATAGCAGCTTACAGGTCTCAGCCAGGAGAAGGGACACGTTATCTCTCCCAAGCTTTCAATTAATAGTATGAAATGCACAGCTTGGGCTTAAATcccttgcttttttcccctccctggtGATTATTTGCAAATCAGCTTTTGACCTGATTAGAGCAGAACCTACTTAAAGGAACTGCAGGGAAAGaccgtaaaaaaaaaaatatgaatcaaCTTCATTAAACCAGTAAGACCAAAATCACGGAAAATCCTTTGATGCAGTGGTTCCTCCCTACCCATTGGTCTCGGCGAGGTTACGGTCTCGTCACACTTTGTGTTTCTGCAGTATCTTTAGCTGGAACACCACATCCATTCCAATTCACAAGCTTATTCCCATTTTCCTACCGGATGGAGGAGGCTGAGGTGGTCAGCGAGGCCAGGAGGGTCGGTGGAAGGGCAAGGAGGAGATCCCAGGTCTCCTCACAGCTCCACCCTGCAAAAAAGTGCACCTTTAGCTGAAATAAGGATACCTGCCCACTCTGGAATACGGTACTTGGGATCTCAAGGGGTGGGGAAAGGCAGTTAGGGTCGCCCCATCTCCCAGGGTGGTGTGTGGGGAGGGCAGTCATGGACACATCTGGGACCTGGGTTTCAGAGTGGAGGAGtaacagcagctccccaggctgccGCTGCAGTGAGAAGTGGCACCTTTCCACGAAAAAGAgtaaaaagacaataaaagctGGTGCCAGAGTCCCGTTACATGgtggctgctcatggctgggaTAACGCCCTCGTGGGATTGCATCTGCTGCATGGGAGCAGCCATTGCCTCCTGCATCCGGATGAGTCCCTGGGCCGCGGTTTTGGGCAACGTCTCCGCAGGTAAAGCACCATCCAGTgactcctgcagcagctcctgcaagatgctcctgctccccagcctgccggGGCTCTCCGAAGCCGCTGCAGCGAGCCCAGTCCCCAAGTTCCAGGCTGCCAACACGGCTGTGCGGGTACCCACGCATCCAGGTGGCTCTCTGGGTGGACAAGCTGGTCCAGCCACCAGCCAGGAGCCCCCTGCAATGCCAGGTGGGCATCCTGGGTTAGCTTGGTGGGTGACCTGGCCCCATGCCCCCCTCCACACCCCGTACAGCACAGGAGCCCTGTGCCACCCCCAGCCGATGCTGTCACAGGACTGCTCGTGcgtgctggggacagcagcaaaGTCTTGCTGGAGGGTTCTGGGCCTGTTTGGGGGTGGATTTGGGGGGAAAACCCACATCACCTCCTGTGTAAGGTCAGAGGGAAAACGGAGCAGAAGCCGGATCCTCTGGTGCCTGCTGTtgggagcatccctgcatcccctgcCCAGGAGCACGGGGCTTTGCATAACCCCGCTCGCCTTCCTGCCCCCCTGCCAGCAACAGCGTTACATAAATAGCATTGACACTTGTTGGTTTTATGAGATTATTTTGGTACAGactttctgggaaaaaataaaactaatgtGGCGTGTTAAAACCTAAACCCAGCTTCTCTCCTTTCCACCGCTAATTCCTTTTGGGCTCGTTGCTATTGAGTGTGTTGGTGTGCGGCGGGTGCCAGGGAGGGTACCAGGGGTGCAGGCACCGATGGTCCCCAGGGCTGAAACGCCTCTGAGGGGCTGGTGtgagagggatggaggggggacacagaggggcTGGGCGAGAGGGATGGAGTggggggacacagagggacCGGGCGAGAGGGATGGAGTggggggacacagagggacCGGGCAAGAGGGACGgcgggggggacacacacagggGCAGGGCgagagggatgggggggtgTCAGGGACAGAGCGAGAGGGATGGGGGACACACACAGGGACAGGGCAAgagggacggggggggggggacacaggcaTGGAAAGGGGGACAGAGGGGGGACAGAGGCAGGGCAAGAGGGATGAGGTGAGAGCgatgggaagggagaaagggacGGGGCGAGAGCGATGGGAGGGGGTACAGGGACACCCCCGAAGCTCCCCGGGCCAGCTCGCAGGGCGCGGGTGGCCGCCGGGGCGCGCAGCCGCTCCCTGACGCCGCCGCAAGGGGGCGCTGCAGGAAGCGCCTtcggcggcggctgcccgggcggCTGGGGCGCGGAGCCCGGCCCGGGTGTCCCCCGCGGGGTGCCCAGCCAAGCCTGGCctcccccccggcctccccccagctctgctctgccctgccctgcagcacccccagctccccccagcatccctccagctctccccagcatccccccagctctgctctctccctcGAGCATCCACCTAactctgccctctccctgcagcaccccccagctctccccaccatccccccaagctctgccctctccccccagcatcccccctaGCTCTCCCCTCCTCACAGCCCAGGTTTCCCTGCACAGAGCTGTATTAACacttaaataacattttctccAGCCCTCCTCCTTTGTCTTCCTGGGACACCCCGGTCTCCATTTCgtgccctcctcctcctcctgccttacTCATTTAAGAGGTCATTACAGCCTTAATTAGCCACAGAAGGTGGGAATTGCCCTCCTGGCCCCTGATCTGCCCCTTCCAGCAGctgagcccagcctggccccctgc
Proteins encoded:
- the TRNP1 gene encoding TMF-regulated nuclear protein 1; its protein translation is MAAAAAAAPGPAACSEQHPDRGGPSSSSTGSTGSSTGSSTGGGSGSPGSVELAAARRRLVAAEGRRRAAAELEGRVRQVHCALRHAELRLAARAEALGRLGAGVAQAQLALAAQSQRLQKGLRRRPRPRPAALLAAARALRSCVPWAPGRARAPAATPARRLPARVLGSPVSQGPVVLGGSAGGEGSGRPCRIWGASSRVWAPLEGPGEPGKSGTGGFGGPGGILQGVRGLGEPSRVWGIWWAETWQVLGSQGDPAGSGGPCSVGTPSRVWVPQHWPEGAGGGTPHGVWGVWGSLGDPVRLGRPRGPSRVWRPWGALRNRGVCVCVLEGPRRVGAPGVCSELVDRGGASEGGGTQQGLGTPIGLGDPVESGVHRAPRQGLGSLWDLAKSGGVWNLLSAPPAHSGVTPSPVAAASGQPLWGRAPWLPEPRCPPGWGVPETLGQQDSGGTVPHAVARVQPSHAPVPASGGGWGGERAGSASPHCHPLDGDFGSGLCTPAGAESRRGLVLTGAPHPGAPHRLPPTELDFGDCFDD
- the LOC121085446 gene encoding uncharacterized protein LOC121085446, with protein sequence MQSPVLLGRGCRDAPNSRHQRIRLLLRFPSDLTQEVMWVFPPNPPPNRPRTLQQDFAAVPSTHEQSCDSIGWGWHRAPVLYGVWRGAWGQVTHQANPGCPPGIAGGSWLVAGPACPPREPPGCVGTRTAVLAAWNLGTGLAAAASESPGRLGSRSILQELLQESLDGALPAETLPKTAAQGLIRMQEAMAAPMQQMQSHEGVIPAMSSHHVTGLWHQLLLSFYSFSWKGWSCEETWDLLLALPPTLLASLTTSASSIRQHLRTPRVMNKIYQSLLLLVCRQHRQQHQPAQRREARITQQTCCLTPR